A portion of the Toxoplasma gondii ME49 chromosome VIIb, whole genome shotgun sequence genome contains these proteins:
- a CDS encoding hypothetical protein (encoded by transcript TGME49_264090): protein MFPLCPPECNVAPLPLVGVCTPARLHGILRTTLEACTTGKSSVPHQPRMNFLFYDSEQVIASPGVLSPSRRSVVSLPSSRGGSVCPSPAPFSSGASPFPFSRLGTASASAPASSPGGEAPLSLSGSASPVPADDGVFLAPRPGAPPSPDGAAGAPASAAGPSSHGVASASSSPDAGGGRGEEGSETVGAAPPLLPSKEATLTALRRAPPVKKKTPPAPEQLLNKGFLRHGWMRKQLAERPAAYALCFDWREAFDPAAAPALASPVSHQVAHSNSHQVEAPSHPSSTDGACGEPSTSASPAKPCCPCCPYTRELLADSRAGCSGVSADSFFSQGGTQRSSALGVSEGGGEDPQNACPPSAHAGPAAETEATDASRDVCLPGSPHCCRNINAAIGICSAQAALQDRPGSEDLTRRSGARGSEHGVQVAAFPKSPQGLSGTEATEALFPEPELDAREIAIARAERAALALIERIRDHVHRKKVAPKMILFVILPSGLPDPQSAVSCLRRLNPSEIAALFVTCGIDDIQTKMDRLEQVAYDCAVEHYENESRRYRKQIHHAPKSADRNQSNACHVYHVRSLVKAGYMLEFAAQPHGAMKSFIAAWQLLTTDKQMASAVERMSLCNLLSVRMYHMYFQANEPAKAAHHAREHRVVLRENPEEEELFGYLLPQWLAELHELLAHLQQEALLAQHRLSLQVTQTTPRGRSNQPTSPASPQSSLHSSSPHSHSMGRRPNSEAEVSSDLKRQTLASALGFGRHTGRDSEGGLNFLGNGLHFNKWGLSRDSTSRAAPLSAGPRRDQAAAPGESSLAFPPPVGPDEPCEPLQGACSPTEGPTALLPGLDDSQVSLSQMVAPVAREEHVALTSWGPGLLSLTTEAWENPGFHFEAAARYLQELRVWVRRAKVQVRPPSMKGGLAVPSEWIGQLDTLQHGVEAFSLVPHSSPGAAAALMRQEVILRWIFSVNEQQVAMHATRLLSKAHAIYKCIGGSRGCPVIACQLADALFDSQRMLTARQLYATLAHALSANLFSGASLLSSSFCPSTAVVVGGGSGNRGNNQDRQARDRGDEKKDSSTYAHRETARPLRQQGDCDGWGQRDRDALKEGEGGESEAEEEEMEQAMRTAWPAGSEEVWKAAAEFVEGSATDHQLWTMKNAGWWPLLVYVLARLLLSICSLLSLAPPPFLYDLAHVNPLFHCIEARHAPSSLSQSVDSVPTRSVSPQDDVSSKSNSAIPLSSLNASAGGPDKASLASPSVAGPAPRPAWEGEGRDRRLPVDRVGVSGPTQKGSGTVDSESHASFGLDEACAGNEDLRTFPRGAGGSLENGDEPASGRNGVDRTEETSEKPSICGPPRLAHAEADERLSGDAQCSGRSLTSLQALASLPSFLDFENYRIGVLSVFELMNLFALRAARDDPQGERRRQLRAFLLLALLPKLQHLVESREESRSSEIRDGVGPNGGHPCVAPSDRTREGSKERIVEIHEDFRGGESARSERCTLTVSLPGVVGWLALPSADAPHREAVALWRAGEGKQKVLRASGERKATARSGLLGEEAGKAERHEHKKKRRPLVQGLLCVIQRFGLDLEVTSRGVLVTSRGPLPCRLLPLVPEEETEEAWRQNLSLQQGEGADAGAHRHSPGGARDKLRSWGSPPASVSLDESVRHPSAAERRPGVVIPSGGLCCFRLVVYPCDARSASFSSSAVSAPLRVLGLSFSWQLCRLVTFALSTVLPLDAACPPPNLEPWQMKQVRLLLRELERRGEREEASSARPQALLTPAINADSAGQNELYEDVCLQGPADERKEGTETPLSSSASSLLDSLAHFPRGCWPEPVRRALLQKRLSVPPPPMPPFSTGEQAAQNSPFLFLPGKKLLEDFHPDRFFRVSLCNPACAWKDEVVPLLLRIAVQKPQALPSHLRRCRLVLFASHEAVVTELVSSGEPQALNGGGSAETRCEDKTSFRGLPSSTFLETTGSREAPGLTRSLSTDASKRESFTDTHGMPWTEGRDERGGEEGQARRDDLHERFLSVEHKARLHSREGERMFSLGWPERPNSSFESLGGLAGRRESLVDFAAFLEERDGAGGGQKQRPEEGARSPKFRMIFPVSVPANRPVLSLDFDGLQREEDPETHAKMGTSAGGDGRAPDGGSRQFRLHREPERGGTTSSSSSQASPASLPAFSPDARVSASAESQTGGCLNCLGRLADWYRSLGYFCRQAREGQGLGGETLVLTRAPTKFLSRPRADEGHSGGSRGQGFATGTEAAAFLFESDVRQLTNSGDPSDPSRSSVRLFTFRPSNRKAQSRDQAPQGERRRKNCRGRYEEERGENGEKGEAEERNGQKEQMGQEEKGDEQGKEGHEDLFGEKSRSECSPRRSRGYEVSEKRDNADDRTVESEGLSAVAFDGSFRDPKQATSGGGLEAKHRAEDSLYSRLNARQKQKGEGPTPGATTMLSGEEEIAVPLLFKAKTPGAVQIRVLLEFPSRPRLQNGGSGDDEKWREEDFLDVDHQEDFVTAAGSILVQKPLEVQLQPAPFASTAGGEEQSSSKADPRSCLSPPANREARFASGVAPLAYLHVANPSSIALRLDDVAIVPLSVWRPEKTGETEALAGRGHESRGGQQTQGNTVNIAAADATGGGTEAECEEGCASVAQKITQSRNRAKCKWSMCSECGALLPSGVALEKTDGDGDERGGEKKGILETEALAPPLIGSLATVESLEAWSAVVDLEALLRRRVSPETMALKGDAGDRHPADAEALTPASLQAASCGDPAVATEYAVHIRFQRHADALPYPFNVFSSLFEPREQLFPFSLPALLPACVDLAPVAIRVTHTSTPTVGVPFTLRATITNNTARPQETTVKLVYPPVTASVDGRFQAEGDLGGEGSSELSARWSGRSECPYLISGVMCTDLLLSPESDRVIQWTMVACRAGAFSVPTVMVRCHRYLSGEAATQVTTCEEETTENAVAQELTRALREAIEGSPQAPDSLRGGSVFMSHLTNVVVFPNPQ from the exons ATGTTTCCACTCTGTCCTCCAGAATGCAATGTGGCGCCTCTCCCGCTCGTGGGTGTTTGCACACCGGCGCGCCTCCACGGCATCCTGCGGACCACACTCGAGGCCTGCACGACTGGCAAGTCTTCTGTGCCTCATCAACCTCGCATGAATTTCCTCTTCTACGATTCTGAACAA gTTATCGCGTCCCCCGGAgtcttgtctccctctcgacgttccgtcgtctctcttccctcgtcgagaggaggaagcgtgTGTCCGTCTCCCGCGCCCTTTTCCTCTGGagcttctcccttccccttctcgcgtctcggcACTGCATCCGCCAGCGCTCCTGCGTCCTCCCCCGGTGGAGAGGCTCCGCTCAGCTTGTCAGGCTCAGCGTCCCCCGTCCCTGCCGATGATGGCGTCTTTCTGGCGCCAAGGCCAGGCGCGCCACCGAGTCCAGATGGTGCGGCTGGTGCTCCAGCTTCTGCGGCCGGTCCTTCCTCCCACGGTGTGGCCagtgcttcttcctctccagacGCAGGTggagggcgaggagaagaaggcagtgaGACGGTCGGCgccgcgccgcctctcctgCCTAGTAAGGAGGCCACGCTCACAGCTCTACGCCGGGCGCCTCCTgtaaaaaagaaaacgcctcCGGCTCCAGAACAGCTTCTCAACAAA GGTTTTCTTCGGCACGGCTGGATGCGCAAGCAATTAGCAGAGCGTCCAGCGGCGTACGCGTTGTGTTTCGACTGGCGAGAGGCCTTCGATCCCGCGGCGGCTCCAGCTCTGGCGTCGCCGGTGTCGCACCAAGTCGCTCACTCCAACTCTCACCAGGTCGAGGCGCCTAGCCACCCCAGCTCGACTGACGGAGCCTGTGGTGAGCCCTCgacgtctgcgtctccagccAAGCCCTGCTGTCCTTGCTGTCCGTACACTCGCGAGCTTCTCGCAGACAGCCGGGCGGGTTGCTCGGGGGTCTCGGCGgactctttcttttctcagggCGGCACTCAGCGCTCGTCCGCTCTCGGGGTGTCTGAgggcggcggagaagaccCCCAAAATGCCTGCCCGCCTTCCGCGCATGCGGGCCccgctgcagagacagaagccacAGACGCAAGTCGAGACGTGTGTCTCCCAGGATCACCGCACTGCTGCCGAAACATCAATGCTGCGATCGGGATTTGCAGTGCACAGGCGGCATTGCAGGACCGCCCGGGCAGTGAGGACTTGACAAGGCGAAGCGGAGCACGGGGAAGTGAACACGGAGTGCAAGTAGCAGCGTTTCCAAAGTCTCCGCAAGGTCTCAGCGGgacagaagcaacagaggCCCTCTTTCCAGAGCCAGAATTGGATGCCCGCGAGATTGCCATCGCAAGAGCCGAGAGAGCCGCACTCGCCCTCATTGAACGCATTCGAGACCACgtacacagaaaaaaggttGCACCCAAGATG ATCCTTTTTGTCATTCTGCCCTCGGGCTTGCCAGACCCGCAGAGCGCGGTGAGCTGTCTCCGGCGCCTGAATCCATCCGAGATCGCCGCCCTCTTCGTCACTTGCGGAATTGACGACATTCAGACCAAAATGGACCGTCTCGAACAG GTGGCGTACGACTGCGCTGTGGAGCACTACGAGAATGAGTCACGTCGGTACAGAAAGCAGATTCATCATGCCCCTAAAAGCGCAGACCGTAATCAATCGAATGCTTGCCACGTGTATCAT GTTCGAAGCTTGGTGAAGGCGGGGTACATGTTGGAGTTTGCTGCTCAGCCGCACGGAGCGATGAAGTCGTTCATCGCCGCTTGGCAGTTGCTGACGACGGACAAGCAGATGGCGAGCGCCGTCGAGCGAATGTCTCTGTGCAATCTGCTCTCGGTGCGCATGTACCACATGTACTTTCAAGCGAACGAGCCTGCAAAGGCAGCGCACCACGCACGCGAGCACCGCGTTGTTCTGCGAGAAaatccagaagaagaagaactgttCGGCTACCTCCTCCCTCAGTGGCTGGCGGAACTCCACGAACTCCTTGCCCACCTTCAGCAAGAGGCGCTTCTCGCGCAACACCGCCTGAGCCTGCAAGTCACGCAAACAACACCAAGAGGCCGTAGCAACCAGCCTACATCCCCTGCTTCTCCGCagtcttctctgcattcttCGTCCCCTCACTCGCATTCTATGGGGAGACGCCCAAACTCCGAGGCAGAGGTGTCGAGCGACTTGAAGCGTCAGACACTTGCATCCGCTCTCGGTTTCGGGCGCCACACCGGCcgcgacagcgaaggggGTTTGAATTTCTTGGGAAACGGACTTCATTTCAACAAGTGGGGGTTGAGTCGCGACAGCACCAGCAGAGCCGCGCCGCTGTCTGCTGGACCTCGCAGAGATCAGGCAGCAGCTCCTGGGGAGTCGAGCCTCGCCTTTCCGCCTCCAGTCGGGCCTGACGAGCCCTGCGAACCGCTTCAGGGCGCCTGCAGTCCCACCGAAGGACCGACTGCTCTTTTGCCCGGATTGGACGACAGCCAAGTGTCTCTGTCCCAGATGGTCGCCCCTGTGGCGAGGGAGGAGCATGTAGCGTTGACTTCTTGGGGTCCCGGCCTTCTGTCGCTGACAACTGAAGCATGGGAGAACCCCGGCTTCCACTTCGAAGCCGCTGCTCGCTACCTCCAGGAGCTACGCGTGTGGGTCCGTCGCGCAAAGGTCCAAGTTCGTCCCCCCTCCATGAAGGGAGGCCTTGCTGTGCCTTCAGAGTGGATTGGACAACTCGACACTCTACAG CATGGGGTTGAGGCCTTCAGTTTGGTACCCCACTCGAGCCCAGGAGCTGCGGCGGCTCTGATGCGACAAGAGGTCATTCTTCGCTGGATTTTCTCGGTCAACGAACAGCAGGtggcgatgcatgcaactcgccttctctccaagGCTCACGCCATCTACAAG TGCATCGGGGGATCGAGGGGGTGCCCTGTCATCGCTTGCCAGCTGGCCGATGCGCTCTTCGACAGCCAGCGCATGCTGACCGCGCGCCAACTGTACGCGACCTTGGCACATGCGCTTTCTGCAAATCTCTTCAGTGgggcttctctcctttcctcttccttctgcccTTCCACGGCTGTGGTCGTCGGAGGAGGCAGCGGAAACAGGGGGAACAACCAAGACCGACAAGCACGCGACAGGGGtgacgaaaagaaagactcATCGACCTacgcacacagagagacagcgcgacCACTGAGACAACAAGGAGACTGCGACGGAtggggacagagagacagagatgcgttaaaggaaggagaaggaggagagagtgaagctgaggaagaagagatggaACAGGCGATGAGGACAGCCTGGCCTGCGGGCAGCGAAGAGGTGTGGAAGGCGGCAGCAGAATTCGTGGAAGGCTCGGCGACCGACCATCAGCTCTGGACGATGAAAAACGCAGG GTGGTGGCCTCTGCTGGTGTACGTCCTGGCGCGTTTGCTCCTGTCAATTTgttcgcttctttcgctAGCTCCGCCGCCTTTTTTGTACGACCTGGCACATGTGAATCCTCTTTTCCACTGCATCGAAGCTCGACATGCAccctcgtctctgtctcagtCGGTCGACTCGGTCCCGACGAGAAGTGTCTCGCCTCAGGACGATGTGTCGAGCAAGTCGAACTCGGCTATtcccctgtcttctctcaaCGCCAGTGCCGGAGGCCCGGACAAGGCCTCGCTCGCTTCGCCGTCTGTCGCCGGCCCTGCACCTCGCCCGGCATGGGAGGGcgagggcagagacaggcgtctCCCTGTAGATCGAGTTGGCGTCTCCGGACCGACACAGAAAGGGTCTGGGACTGTGGACTCGGAGAGCCACGCGTCGTTCGGACTAGATGAAGCTTGTGCAGGAAACGAGGACCTACGAACCTTTCCTCGGGGTGCTGGTGGAAGCCTTGAGAATGGCGATGAACCTGCGAGTGGAAGGAACGGTGTCGATAGAACtgaggagacaagcgagaagCCGAGTATATGTGGGCCGCCTCgtcttgcgcatgcagaagcagacgaaagacTGTCGGGCGACGCTCAGTGCTCCGGGAGGTCGTTGACAAGTCTCCAGGCCCTggcgtctctgccctctttcctcgacttcgaAAACTATCGCATTGGGGTGCTCTCGGTGTTTGAGTTGATGAATTTGTTTGCGCTACGCGCAGCCCGCGACGACCCTCAGGGCGAGAGGCGGCGTCAACTGCGAGCATTTTTgctcctcgcgcttctccccaAACTGCAGCACTTGGTGGAGAGCAGGGAGGAATCACGGAGCTCGGAGATTCGAGATGGGGTAGGTCCGAATGGAGGCCACCCATGCGTCGCGCCCTCAGATCGAACACGAGAGGGAAGTAAGGAGAGAATCGTGGAGATCCACGAAGACTTcaggggaggagaaagcgcgagaagcgagagatgcACGCTCACGGTTTCTCTCCCCGGGGTCGTGGGGTGGCTTGCCCTCCCGAGTGCCGACGCTCCCCACAGAGAGGCCGTGGCACTGTGGAGAGCTggagaggggaagcagaAGGTTCTGAGGGCCTCAGGCGAAAGGAAAGCGACCGCGAGGAGTGGCCTTCTAGGCGAGGAAGcgggaaaggcagaaagacacgagcacaagaaaaagagaaggccTCTTGTTCAGGGGCTCCTCTGTGTGATTCAAAGATTCGGCCTCGACTTGGAGGTCACCAGTCGGGGCGTCCTTGTCACCTCTCGAGGGCCGCTGCCGTGTCGCCTGCTCCCCCTTGtccctgaagaagaaactgaggaAGCTTGGCGACAAAACCTCTCACTCCAGcaaggcgaaggcgccgacGCGGGTGCACATCGACACTCCCCGGGAGGGGCGAGGGACAAACTCCGGAGCTGGGGTTCTCCTCCGGCCTCTGTTTCGCTGGATGAAAGCGTTCGACACCCGTCAGCCGCGGAGAGGAGACCAGGAGTGGTCATCCCATCGGGCGGCCTTTGCTGTTTCCGTCTCGTGGTGTATCCATGTGATGCCAgatctgcttctttctcctcatctGCCGTCTCGGCGCCGCTCCGAGTCCTGGGCCTCTCGTTCTCATGGCAACTCTGTCGCCTCGTCACTTTCGCGCTCTCCACTGTGCTTCCTCTGGACGCAGCATGTCCGCCTCCGAATCTGGAACCGTGGCAAATGAAACAAGTGAGGCTTCTCCTTCGAGAGttggagaggcgaggagaacgcgaagaggcCTCCAGCGCGCGACCTCAGGCTCTGCTGACCCCAGCAATCAATGCGGACAGCGCGGGCCAAAACGAGCTCTACGAAGATGTGTGTCTCCAAGGCCCTgccgacgagagaaaagaaggaacagaaactCCTCTTTCatcctcagcttcttctcttctcgacagCCTCGCACATTTCCCTCGAGGCTGCTGGCCGGAGCCAGTGCGCCGAGCCCTGTTGCAGAAGAGGCTGAGTGTTCCGCCTCCGCCGATGCCGCCTTTCTCCACCGGGGAACAGGCCGCTCAAAACTCTCCTTTTTTGTTTCTCCCTGGCAAAAAA CTTCTGGAGGACTTCCACCCCGACCGTTTCTTCCGTGTCAGTTTGTGCAACCCGGCGTGTGCATGGAAGGACGAAGTcgttcctctgcttcttcgaatAGCGGTACAGAAGCCCCAGGCGCTTCCGTCTCACTTAAGGCGGTGTCGCCTTgtcctctttgcttctcaCGAGGCAGTGGTGACGGAGCTAGTCTCCTCGGGCGAGCCTCAGGCGCTCAATGGGGGGGGGTCGGCGGAGACCAGATGCGAAGACAAAACTTCATTCCGaggtctcccttcttcgacGTTTCTTGAGACAACTGGCTCCAGAGAGGCGCCAGGGCTCACTCGGTCTCTGTCGACGGATGCCtccaagagagagagtttCACCGATACGCACGGGATGCCGTGGacggaagggagagacgagcggggcggcgaggaaggacaggcgagaagagacgatcTGCACGAAaggtttctctctgtggagCACAAGGCTCGACTCCATAGTCGAGAGGGCGAGCGCATGTTCAGTCTGGGGTGGCCAGAGCGTCCAAACAGCTCCTTTGAAAGCCTGGGAGGTCTCGCGGGACGCCGCGAATCCCTGGTTGACTTTGCCGCCTTCCTGGAAGAGAGGGACGGAGCGGGGGGAGGACAGAAACAGCGACCAGAAGAGGGGGCGAGGAGCCCAAAGTTCCGAATGATCTTCCCTGTCTCGGTGCCTGCGAATCGCCcagttctctccctcgattTCGACGGTCTCCAGCGCGAGGAGGACccggaaacgcatgcaaaaatGGGAACGAGCGCGGGAGGAGACGGGCGTGCACCAGACGGCGGGTCTAGACAGTTTCGTTTGCATCGAGAGCCAGAGCGAGGGGGGACGACGAGTTCAAGCTCTTCACAGGCGtcccctgcttctctcccagCGTTCTCGCCTGATGCCCGCGTCTCGGCGTCGGCCGAATCACAGACAGGAGGCTGTCTCAACTGTCTTGGCAGACTCGCAGACTGGTACAGATCGCTGGGGTACTTTTGCAGGCAAGCGCGAGAAGGCCAGGGGCTCGGAGGGGAGACACTTGTCCTCACTCGGGCGCCGACGAAATTCCTTTCTCGTCCACGTGCAGACGAAGGCCATAGCGGGGGCTCCAGAGGCCAGGGCTTCGCGACCGGGACAGAAGCGGCTGCCTTCTTATTCGAAAGCGACGTGCGACAACTGACAAACAGCGGAGACCCCAGCGACCCCTCTCGCTCGTCTGTCCGCCTCTTCACCTTTCGGCCAAGCAACCGGAAGGCCCAGAGCCGAGACCAGGCTCCtcaaggcgagagacggcggAAGAACTGTCGTGGGAGAtatgaagaagaaaggggagaaaacggagaaaagggagaagccgaagaaaggaatggacagaaagaacagatgggacaagaagaaaagggagacgaacAAGGGAAGGAGGGACACGAAGATCTGtttggagagaagagtcgcaGCGAGTGTTCGCCGCGACGATCGCGGGGATACGAAGTCTCAGAGAAGCGTGATAACGCAGACGATAGGACGGTGGAAAGCGAGGGTTTGTCTGCTGTCGCTTTCGACGGCTCGTTCCGAGACCCGAAACAGGCTACATCCGGTGGGGGCCTCGAGGCGAAGCATCGCGCAGAAGATTCTCTCTACTCGAGGTTGAACGCGAGACAAaagcagaagggagaaggaccGACCCCTGGCGCAACAACCATGCtcagcggagaagaagagatcgCCGTGCCTCTGCTCTTCAAAGCGAAGACCCCAGGAGCTGTCCAGATTCGCGTGCTCTTGGAGTTTCCCTCGCGTCCTCGGTTGCAGAACGGAGGCAgtggagacgacgagaagtggcgagaggaagacttcTTGGATGTCGATCACCAGGAAGACTTCGTGACAGCGGCGGGAAGCATTCTTGTGCAGAAACCCCTGGAGGTGCAGCTGCAGCCGGCGCCGTTTGCAAGCACAGCGGGCGGGGAAGAGCAGTCATCCTCAAAGGCAGACCCTCGgtcttgtctgtctcctccagcgAATCGAGAGGCTCGGTTTGCGTCTGGAGTTGCCCCGCTGGCCTATCTACATGTCGCGAATCCTTCGAGCATCGCGCTGAGACTCGACGACGTAGCCATCGTGCCCTTGTCGGTCTGGCGGCCAGAAAAAACTGGGGAAACAGAGGCACTTGCGGGGAGAGGACACGAGTCACGAGGTGGCCAGCAGACACAGGGAAACACGGTAAATATTGCAGCGGCAGATGCGACTGGAGGCGGAACAGAAGCCGAGTGCGAAGAAGGATGCGCGAGTGTCGCTCAAAAGATCACACAAAGCCGGAACCGTGCAAAATGCAAGTGGAGCATGTGCTCAGAGTGCGGGGCCTTGCTTCCGTCCGGCGTCGCCCTGGAAAAGACAGACGGGGATGGAGACGAGAGGGGAGGGGAAAAAAAAGGAATCTTGGAGACTGAGGCGCTGGCACCGCCGCTCATTGGGTCTCTGGCGACGGTCGAGAGTCTGGAGGCGTGGAGTGCGGTCGTGGACCTAGAGGCCCTCCTCCGAAGGCGGGTGTCTCCAGAGACAATGGCACTTAAGGGGGACGCCGGAGATAGACATCCTGCGGACGCAGAGGCCTTGACTCCGGCCTCTTTGCAGGCGGCAAGCTGCGGTGATCCCGCTGTCGCGACCGAATATGCG GTTCACATCAGGTTCCAGAGACATGCCGACGCACTCCCTTATCCCTTTAACGTCTTCAGCAGCTTGTTCGAGCCTCGCGAGCAACTG ttccctttctctcttccggcgctacttcctgcatgcgttgacCTCGCGCCTGTGGCCATCCGCGTGACACACACGTCCACTCCAACGGTTGGTGTTCCTTTCACGCTCCGGGCGACCATCACGAATAACACGGCGCGTCCTCAG GAGACAACGGTGAAGTTGGTTTATCCGCCGGTAACGGCGTCAGTCGACGGGCGCTTtcaagcagaaggagacCTGGGCGGCGAAGGCTCCTCAGAGTTGTCAGCTCGGTGGAGTGGCCGGTCGGAATGTCCATATTTGATTAGCGGAGTGATGTGCACAgaccttcttctttctccggagAGTGACCGAGTCATTCAGTGGACGATGGTCGCGTGCAG GGCCGGCGCGTTTTCGGTACCGACCGTAATGGTGCGGTGTCACCGATATCTATCGGGTGAAGCTGCTACTCAGGTGACCACGtgtgaggaagaaacaacagagaaTGCTGTGGCACAGGAACTAACTCGGGCTCTCAGAGAAGCGATTGAAGGCAGTCCGCAGGCGCCAGACTCTTTGCGGGGGGGCTCTGTCTTCATGTCCCATCTTACGAATGTCGTTGTCTTTCCCAATCCTCAGTGA